The following DNA comes from Miscanthus floridulus cultivar M001 chromosome 5, ASM1932011v1, whole genome shotgun sequence.
AACGGAATGGAAATGAACTAATTTCATTTCCATTTGCATTGCTGTTGCAAGAACCAAACAGCACCTATAAATAAAGGACCCAGAGTTTACCAAACAGTAACAATAAAAAAAACACAATTTCCTTTTCAGATTCATGTCTCCATAGTCTTATGCTAATTCAGTTTCTGTATCACGGAGAATACTAATAATAGAGGCAAGTGCATAAGAACAAAAGTTTATTCAGTTTGAAAAGTTGAACAGAAGTACTCACAATACGAAGAAGTGTGCGTCTTTCCCTCTCCCTAGCACCTCTGATAGCCTGAAAAACAACTTCGGTCATCAGCGCAAAACAATAATCTTCTACTCCTCATGTAAATACAACTCTTTCCTTCCTAATTTATAGGCAGAAATTCTGCCATTTgctttaaaaaaaaactcttctACTAGGTTCATATAGCAATCTCCTATCTAGTTCCAACTTCAAATAACACAATCAAACCTCTTCTAGTTCCTTGCGTTCACTTTCCTCCTCATTCGCATCCCTAAATAGAATTACAAATTAATCAAACTACAGATATTATGCATATATCGATACAGCAACAGGAATGAACAGCAGGAATCACCTTCCAACAAGCTCCTTAACACGAGTGCAGCACTTGGCACATATGCCGAGGTCCTTGGAGCAATCTGCATTAAGCAGCGGCAACCAGAATCAGTAACGATCCAACATATCAATGTTTAACAACCAGACCTAGTGGCATGAGAGATTGAGCGGCCAAAATTCACCTCTGCATACATTATGGTACGCTTGCCGGACGTTTCGCTTACTACACTTCTGGCTGCCAAACCAGAAAAATACCCATATGTCACCTCTGCTCACTACTCAGTATACGTGCTAAACAGAGAAAGAGATTTACCATTTTGCTGGCTCAACAATGGGCTTGTATTTTCCGTATCTACAAAAACAAACAAATGAATCGGAACTAGGAGAAGAGGAACGAAAACAATCGAAACTACACACTAACTAAATGAGCTTAGACAATCGATGAGGGATAACAATTCCCCACCTGCGTTTCCAGTCGATTTGATCCCGGCAGCGCTGGCAGACGCCGGTGATCTCTGACAGAGGTCGGAACCTGCCCCCGGGCTCCTGGGGCGCCGAGGGTTTTGCAACGGTTAGATTTGAATGAACAATCCAAAGCTATGGGAAAGGGGGGACGGCGAGGGGAGGAGGAGAGCTTACGGTTTCGTTGATCTTCTGGCCAAGGTTCGGCTTCCACGCGTAGCGGTTCTGGTGTTTCGGCGGTCCCTGCCGCTTCGACATCGCCGAAGTGCCAAACTCCGATGTTCTCACCCTCCTCCGCTTCGCGCCGCCGGGCGTTTCTCTTCTCCCGGTCACGCTCCGACGGCTTTGCCCTTAAAACCTTTCACGACGTGGCTGCATCGTACTCGTCCGATCCCAAACTATATTTTATTAGGAATTATTACGTGAAATGGGCCGCAGCCCACAAGGTCAGTGCTCCTAGAAATTCCCTCTGCAACTTCGAATCGGGCCCAACTGAAGCATAATGGGGGCCCAGACCTGACCTTCTCCGAGGCCCGAGCAGGCCCCAACTTTAGCACTGCCACACCAAGTCACCAACACAGAGTCACAGACGCAGCAGCTCAGCAACGGCGAGGAATCCGGCGCTTGCCGATCGAGAGTAGTTCGAAACCCCCCTTCTCGGAGTTGGAAACGAAACCTCCACCGAGGAGCCCGCGCTcgagccggcggcggcggtggcggcggccggaGCAGCCTAACAGAGCTTTTCGAGCTAGCCAGGCGGATTCACCATGCGGAGGAAGCTGCTGCAGTTCCCGTCCCTCATCGCGCAGCACGCCCTCCGCGGGGCCCCAAAACCCAGACCCCAACCCCAGCCCCACCACCACCGATTCCTGCACTCCCCCTCAGCGCCCACATCCGCATCCCCTTCCCCCTCCCCGTCGGCCCACCTCCTATGGAATCGCCTCTCCGGCGCTACCAGGGTCTCTCTCCTCCCGAGGACCGCCGCGGACGTCGCAGCGGTCGCGCGGACCGCCGCGTCCCGGTGGCTGGCCGCCTCGCGCGGCGCCGGCTCTCTCGATCTCTTCTCGTTGCAGCGGCGACGCAGGACCTCGTGGTGGCAGTTCTCGTCTTCCAATTTCCTCCAAGGCGCGCCCTGGTGAGGTTCATAATTGGCGCGATCTTACTTGGGAATTGTTGTAGTCGTTTCGTCATTTTGGGTTCTGGTGTCTTCGGAAGGGCGTACTGGATGGAGTCTGCCGACAGTGCGGTGTGGATGCTCATCGGTGCGAATGTAGCAGTCTTTATGCTGTGGCGTGTGGCTGATCCAGGGTTCATGAGGAGGCATTTCATGGTAAGTGAAATGATCAATTTTTAGATTAGAGCAGTGGCTactatcaccctgttcgcttgagctacttttcagctatggaacagtgttttcctctcgcaatatttcagcataagcgaacagggtgtcATTGTTGTAATAAACAGTGGTTTCTTTATTATTGTTGCAATGAGCAGATTTCACTAGACAATTTCAAGAGCGGACGGTTGCACACCTTGCTCACGAGTGCTTTCAGCCATGCAGAGTCTGGTCACCTCTTTGCCAATATGTTTGGCCTCTACTTCTTTGGGAACAGTGTAAGTTGCACGCTCTTCCTTTATGTTACTTGAAAGATATAGCCCAATAGGGAATCTATGTGAAAAGAATTTGCAGTGAATGGGAAATCAAAGTGTCTTCCGATGTTCTTAAACCCAAGAAAGAATATGGTAAATAGAGAAAGACATGTTGAGGTTCTATAATCTCTGGCTCTCTGCTTTGCTTGAGTGCAGTGTCAATGTCATCAGCTATGGTTCTTGAAAATTTAGTGAAAGTATGCGCAATGTACAGTTCAAAAAATTAGCCTCATTTTTTTAACAGTAGACTGTACCAATGCTTGATAACATTTTATCTATAACATGAATTTAGGGCCAATTGTAACAATATATTTTAAATGTTCATGAAACCAAATTATTTCACTGGTATTATACTATTCTAATTTAAAGTAAGTCCACTTTTTTGGCCACCTATATTTCCAAAAGAAGTCATGACTCACATCGTTAAAATACCTCGTCCTGTGGGGGTAAGACAGACCCCCGGGCATTTTGCTAAGAAGACGTTCTCATGCAGGTCAAGAATAACCtcgaacccctgccccacccatACATAGCGGCACATCGTTGTATGAATTTACAACATAACATTACTTTTGGCAATGTTGAATTCACTCTGGTTGTATTCTTCTTTTCCTATCTTTCTCTATCAATTCAAGAATCAACTTTTTTGAAACAAAATAATTTGCCTTTTAAAGTGATGCTGGCTTCAATGATACCTCAGTTACATAGCCTTTGCCAAGTTCGGCTGGATCCTTTATTCTGTTATTAGGAGTTAGGACTAGCCTTCCATGAATTTAAAAATTAGGATTGAGATACTTGTGAGCCGTGAGTATACTTAACAACCAAGCTATTCATTAACCAAAATAAGTGTTTGACTGGTTTAAATTGAGAATTTTCCATTAAGTTTATCATCTGGTTACACAAACAACTTAGCTTCAATATCTGAAGGGAATATATGTGCAAGCCACCCAATCTAGGCTTATGTGTTTCAGTTAGGGCTCAATGCACTATTGAGAATCACAGACATAACTCAACATCTATATCAGATGGGATGTGTAGTAAAACCAAATATATCATATTAGGGCCAACTGCAAATTTGCCATCGGTTGTTTTCATATGGTGAATTTGCCGCTTAAAGATGTCTAAATGCATGTTTGGCATTATAATTGCATCTTATTAATCTAACTTGCCATTGAAATAACGGAACATGCACATGCCATTTACCAGACACAATTGCTCTTCTCCTTTTTTCTTTCCTCCCCGTCAGCCCATCACCGTAGCCGCCGAAGCCATGTGAGGACTGGGGAGTGGGAGGCCGGAAAAGTGACGACATGTCACAAGGTGTGGCTGTGAGGAAGGGCTAGCAGGGTGCGGCAGGCAGCAACTGTTCAGGATGAGTACCTGCAGGGGCAGGACGACCAAGCAAGAGCGGCTGCAGTTGGGGATAGTGGTCTTGCTGCCGGCGCAAGTTGCTTGGGTCCCAGCCCTTGTTCCATCTGCAGCCAACTAAAGCTTCCTTGCACGGGCTTGAAGACCTCCTCCATTACAGATCTGGCATGCTCACCTTAGACTTAGCCCGTTCCACAACCgtaggaccccccccccccccccccccccccccccccccccccccccgcgcgcgcGATGTGGCGAGGTCTTCTTGACGCATGGAAAAAGGAAAGAAACAGAGATATGGCTGAGGTGGTCCTTTCCTGTTCATTATGATTTTCTAAATATATTATTTGAATTGTTTTTCACATAAGTGTTGGGCACACTAAATGATGTATAAATCGGTTGCAAACAGACATATCGAGACACATTCTGGTGACAATTTTGCAGTTTTGACTTTTTAGTGGCAAATTCCAATTGAGGGTCGAAATTGGTGGCAAATATGCAATTCTCCCATCATATTAAGCATCTCATTAGAAACAGATGTGGTGTGTAGTGTGCAGTGAACTATGAAttaaaaaaaagggcagacccagtgcagTGAactataaagggcgtacccagtgcagagagctcccgctctgtacggggtctggggaagggtgtcagtggcaagccttacactcgcctgtgcaatgcgaggagaccgcgactcgaacccaggaccttccggtcacaggcggtaagactctaccgcttgcaccaggcccgcccttcagtgCAGTGAACTATGAATTCTTTAAATTTTTTTCTCCAATAGCATGGGATTGTCCGTCACTCCATTTCTTACCTTGTTCTTTGTAGTAATGATCTATCACCTTCTGCTGCTAATGTTGGATTGCCTTTTCCCTATATTTTTCTTTTTGCATCAGATTGCAAATGTGTTTGGTCCTGCCTTTCTATTGAAGTTGTACGTTGGTGGAGCACTTACTGGATCGATATTCTTCTTGCTGGAGAAGGCTTTTCTAGCTCATCGGAAACAGGTAAGAATGCATGGTGTATTAAATTTTATACATCAGGATTCCACATCCTGGTGAGGCTGTCCATTTACAGTCAATGCTGAATAAGTGATAAGTTCAGGTCCTCGGCCTTTGAAAACTCTAAACCGGTCAGTTCTTGCTTGCTATTTGAAACTGGAAAAAGTATTGGCAAACTTATTGGATTTCACCCTACCTAAGATATAGTGATGATGCTCCTCAGTCTATTCATGGAATTTCTGAATTTCTTTTTTGTTTATCTTTGTGTTAATCTTCTGATATAGTGATGATGCTCCTGCAGGATTATGAAGGATGGGATACTTCAAGAGTTGCTGGACTTGTATGTTGTTTCCTGTTCCAACAACATAGTCTTAAGATTACTGCTATATGTACAACCCATTTGCCAATTGTACAATTCAATACAACCAGCACATCAAATGATTCATATCACTGGGGCaattgattacttttgaatcaaAGGGTCTAGATAATCAGATCACTGGTTGTTTTGAAATTGTTTAAATGGGTTGTATGTGAATCATTTCCTGGTCTTAATTTAGTTTATACTAAAAGAAGCTACATTACCATATACTTGTGCATGAATGATAGAGTTTTGGCCCAATATACAACTATTCATTCAATCATCATGTATCGAGGAATAAAGTAGACATAGGCCCATGTAAGGTGATATGGCAATTTAATCCAGTCTAATGTTTGATGACTGTATGAGCATTATTGATGGCATTGCACATACGTTACTTCATCCTAAATTTGATTCCTTCTGTTGTGTTCATCACTCAGGGTGCAAGTGCTGCAGTTAATGCAACTATCCTCCTTCAGATTTTTCTGTATCCCAAGGGACTAGTGTATCTTTATTTCCTCATTCCTGTTCCAGCTGCACTTATGGTGAGaatcttttctctctttttttcttgaaACAATCCATTGTTCATTTAGTTGCTCATCACAAAATTTCTTTGTTTCTTCTCATTTCAGGGCGCAGCCATAATTGGTGCTGATTTACTTAGGTTGAAGGTATGTGTTATTGCTCTATATCGTTTTATTTTTAATTTCTTATATAGTAAGTGAATAGTTTGGTGTcactctttttcctttttttaattGCCTGCGAAATTTGACAAATGtaaccttttttatttgtttttgttAACATAGCATGTGAATGTTTTGGGTGCCTCATTGTTTCTTGTATTTATGTATGTCGCTCAAGACTTTTGCAAGGTCAGGGGTGTCAATTTAACTCGAGATGGCTGAGACTTGTTGGTTAATCCATAGTCACAGGGGTCGGTGTCGACGGCATGTTCCGCGACCCAGGGACATCATCCTAGTTACTTAGTTAGGGTTGGGGTCGAGCAGGGTCAACGCCCCTTCTCCCTGGGTCACCACTCCGCTGCAGCATGAGCACACCATCGAAAGGGCTGGGTTGAGGAACAGGGGGAGATGATCTGGGTTTCTGTTGCTGGGACGTAATGACACTATGACAGACGTTTTTGAAGAGGACTACCAATAGCAGTTGACAGGATCGACTGCATGTCTTTAGGAGCAGCAACAGCCAACACAAAATTAGTTAAGTCTTCTCAAACGAAATTGGGGATACAAAAGAGAAGACAGCATGGGCAATCGTTTTTACTACTGCCTGGTACGAGATGTTGGCTACCTGTGGTTGATTTGTGGCTGCGGCTTCGCCTCGATGGGTCTCTTTGAGCAGAGAGAAAGCGAGGAGCAAGGCGGGACCAAAAAGACACAGCTGCATGCGTGACCGTGATTCCCATATGTGGCCAGGTAGTTGGGTCGTGGGCTGGATAGTCTAGCATATGTGGCTAATTTATTGTCTCTTTTGTTGTTGCTTTTTTATTACTTTGTATTGCATTGATCTTCTACAACTACTTGCACGTGGCATATCATGGTTCACATCAATCCGATTATCCACCTGTGTTGATTGGGGTCCCTTGTTCCCAGGTTCCCAGCTACCCCCTTGGACCCGACCCAAGTTTTTAGACATCCCTGAGCCAGTCGACCCAGATTTCCTGTAATTATGGGTTAGTCTCCATCAGGATGGGGGCAGTGCCTCAGTATCCCACGCGGGCCTTGGtgggtttgggggggggggggggggggggggggggtgcttcAATGAAAATTAAATTCAGAGTTTTTTAGTAGTACTGTTTACATGTTAACTGTATCTACACATTACAATTGAGCCAGTATTTTGAGAAAAATATATGTGCAGCACTTGAAGACTAGTGAAAAGTCTGCATTTACGTTATATCGAAAAACAACTATTTGCAACGTTTTCCCTATCAATACGAGGATCTGGATCTGGGAGAGCCTCCTGTTGTTAAATCTTGGCTGAAATGTGTCTGAGCTGCATGTTATGTGTGGTGACCATACAACACATTAGGCGTGGGAATATTTGGGGGTTCTGTGGTTTCTCCACCATACAACATcatgaagggcaggcctggtgcagtggtgagagctgtctcattgagtcaccaggtcgcgggttcgaagcagcctctccgcaaattttgcggggggaaggcttgccttggtttttcctttccccagaccccactcatgtgggagcctccggcactaggtctgccccccccccccccccttttttttacAACATCATGATATTTtattgttttcaatgaatctcaTCTATTATTGGATATATTATTATGATGCTTTTAATTTCCTGGCTGTAATGTTTCTTGTTTGATCTTACATCCTCTGCACCTATCTGCTCAACTGGATATTGAAATGAAATTCTACGCCTTTTTAGTCTAATAAATGCTTTGATTGTCACTTGGGTGATCTGCAATGCAATCAACTTATGTCTGTCTAGTATATTGGTTTGTCAACTTACATAATCTGTCGGGCCATTCTGTTCATGTACAATAGTTGATCTAACATCCATGAATTATATGTTTGTCACCATGTTCAAAGG
Coding sequences within:
- the LOC136453291 gene encoding uncharacterized protein, which produces MSKRQGPPKHQNRYAWKPNLGQKINETEPGGRFRPLSEITGVCQRCRDQIDWKRRYGKYKPIVEPAKCQKCSKRNVRQAYHNVCRDCSKDLGICAKCCTRVKELVGRDANEEESERKELEEAIRGARERERRTLLRIMNKGKGGESGPSVPKIADRSREGDIFLAASLDEYAEQAREQEDDSDEEAGDFVED
- the LOC136450598 gene encoding RHOMBOID-like protein 12, mitochondrial isoform X1; its protein translation is MRRKLLQFPSLIAQHALRGAPKPRPQPQPHHHRFLHSPSAPTSASPSPSPSAHLLWNRLSGATRVSLLPRTAADVAAVARTAASRWLAASRGAGSLDLFSLQRRRRTSWWQFSSSNFLQGAPWAYWMESADSAVWMLIGANVAVFMLWRVADPGFMRRHFMISLDNFKSGRLHTLLTSAFSHAESGHLFANMFGLYFFGNSIANVFGPAFLLKLYVGGALTGSIFFLLEKAFLAHRKQDYEGWDTSRVAGLGASAAVNATILLQIFLYPKGLVYLYFLIPVPAALMGAAIIGADLLRLKRHGDVSGSAHLGGALVAALVWARIRKGWI
- the LOC136450598 gene encoding RHOMBOID-like protein 12, mitochondrial isoform X3, encoding MRRKLLQFPSLIAQHALRGAPKPRPQPQPHHHRFLHSPSAPTSASPSPSPSAHLLWNRLSGATRVSLLPRTAADVAAVARTAASRWLAASRGAGSLDLFSLQRRRRTSWWQFSSSNFLQGAPWAYWMESADSAVWMLIGANVAVFMLWRVADPGFMRRHFMISLDNFKSGRLHTLLTSAFSHAESGHLFANMFGLYFFGNSLYVGGALTGSIFFLLEKAFLAHRKQDYEGWDTSRVAGLGASAAVNATILLQIFLYPKGLVYLYFLIPVPAALMGAAIIGADLLRLKRHGDVSGSAHLGGALVAALVWARIRKGWI
- the LOC136450598 gene encoding RHOMBOID-like protein 12, mitochondrial isoform X2 yields the protein MRRKLLQFPSLIAQHALRGAPKPRPQPQPHHHRFLHSPSAPTSASPSPSPSAHLLWNRLSGATRVSLLPRTAADVAAVARTAASRWLAASRGAGSLDLFSLQRRRRTSCRFVILGSGVFGRAYWMESADSAVWMLIGANVAVFMLWRVADPGFMRRHFMISLDNFKSGRLHTLLTSAFSHAESGHLFANMFGLYFFGNSIANVFGPAFLLKLYVGGALTGSIFFLLEKAFLAHRKQDYEGWDTSRVAGLGASAAVNATILLQIFLYPKGLVYLYFLIPVPAALMGAAIIGADLLRLKRHGDVSGSAHLGGALVAALVWARIRKGWI